The genomic DNA GGGTCGAGCTGCCGCCGGGCGCCGATGCGCTGGCGATCCATCGGCAGGCGCTGGCGCTCGGCATCAGCGTCGCGCCCGGCCCGATCTTCTCGGCCTCGCGCGCCTTCACGAACTGCCTCAGGCTGAACTATGGCCACGCATGGGACGCGCGCAGCGAACAGGCGCTGGCCACGCTGGGACGGCTGGCCACGGCCGCCATCGCTTAGGGGCCTCGCGTGCGACTGCTCCGGTCGAATCCGGGCACACTGATGCTGTCCTTCACTTCGGCGATCAAGAACAATGACGACGTGGCCACGCGCGGCGCACCGAGGTGCCGCAGCGGCCGCACGACACGCATGAACATCCCACGCTTCCTTCACCAACCCCTGCGGCGCACCGCCCTGCTGCTCGCGGCCTGCGGCCTGTCAGCCATCGCGCAGGCCGCCGCGCCCTCGCCGGCGCCCGGCCATGTGCCGGACACCATCGAGCAGCGCGTCGCGGCCTGCATCGCCTGCCACGGACGCGAAGGCGCCAGCAGCGACCAGGGCTTCTTCCCGCGCCTGGCCGGCAAGCCCGAGGGCTACCTGTTCAACCAGCTGCGCAGCTTTCGCGACGGCCGCCGCTTCAATGCCGACATGGCCCACATGGTGCGGCACCTGTCCGACGACTACCTGCGCGAGATCGCCCATTACTTCGCCACGCTCGACCTGCCCTATCCCGCGGTCGCGACCACCAGCGATGCCTCGGCCGACACGCTCGCGCGCGGCAAGGCGCTGGTGATGCACGGCGATGCGGCGCGCGACATCCCGGCCTGCGTGCAATGCCACGGCGAGGCGCTCACCGGCGTTCAGCCGGGCATTCCGGCGCTGGTCGGCCTGCCACGGCTGTATCTCTCGTCGCAGCTCGGCACCTGGGTCACCGGCGAGCGCCATGCGCTGGCGCCGGACTGCATGGCCGAGGTCGGCCGCAAGCTCACGACCGCCGACATCAATGCCATGGCCAGCTGGCTGGCCGTGCAGCCGGTGCCGGCCGATCCCCATCCGCTCGCAGCGCCGCGCGCGCCGCTGCCCCTGCGCTGCAGCGCGATGAATCCCTGAGGCCCTTCTTCATGCGACGCCTCGTCTATTCCCTGATCTTCCTCGCGGCACTCGTGCTGCTGGCCGTCGCCGCACTCGTCGCGCTCAACCTGCGCGGCGAGGACGCCGTGTCCGAACCCTCCGCCGCTTTCGTCGCCACGCCGGCGCAGATCGAGCGCGGCCGCTACCTCGCGCTCGCCGGCAACTGCGCGAGCTGCCACACGACGCATGGCGGCTCGCCCTTCGCGGGCGGCGTCGGCATCGAGACGCCCTTCGGCACCGTCTTCGCGAGCAACCTCACACCCGAGCGCAACGCCGGCATCGGCAGCTGGAGCGCGGCGCACTTCTGGCGCGCGATGCACAACGGCCGCTCGAAGGACGGCCACCTGCTCTACCCGGCGTTCCCCTATCCCAGCTTCACCCGCGTGACGCGCGAGGACTCGGATGCGATCTATGCCTACCTGCGCACCGTGCCGCCCGCGGCCACGCCCAACCGGCCGCACAAGCTGCGCTTTCCGTACGACACACAGGCCGCACTGGCCGTCTGGCGCGCGCTCTTCTTCACGCCGGGCAGCTTCGTCGCCGATCCCGCGCGGCCGGCCGAGTGGAACCGCGGCGCCTACCTTGTCGAGGGCCTGGGCCACTGCATCGCCTGCCACGGCACGCGCAACGTGCTCGGCGCCACCGAGGAGAAGCTCGGCCTCTCGGGCGGACTCATTCCGGTCGAGAACTGGTATGCGCCTTCGCTCACCTCGAAGCGCGAGGCCGGCGTCGCCGACTGGCCACCCGAGGACGTGGTGGCGCTGCTGAAGAACGGCAGCTCGCCGCGCGGCTCGGTGATGGGGCCGATGGCCGACGTGGTGTACCGCAGCACCCAGCACCTGAGCGACGCCGACCTGCACGCGATGGCCGTCTTCCTGAAGCAGCTGCCCGACAGCACGCCGGGCACGGCACCTGCGGCCGACACCGCGCCGCAGCGCCGCGACGCCGGCCAGATGGCGCGCGGCAGCCGCATCTACGACCAGCGCTGCGCCTACTGCCACGGCGATGCGGGCCAGGGCGCCGAAAACGCCTACCCGCCGCTCGCGGGCAACCGTGCGGTGCTGATGGACTCGACCGCCAACCTGATCCAGGTCGTGCGCAACGGCGGCTTCCTGCCTGCGACCGCGGGCAACCCGCGGCCCTACGGCATGCCACCCTTCGGCCATGTGCTCGACGACGACGACATCGCCGCCGTGCTCACCTACATCCGGGGCTCCTGGGGCAACGACGCGGCGCCGGTCAGCCGGCGCGACACGATGCGGCGCTGAGGACGTCGCCGCGTGGCCGCCTGCGCCAACGCGGCCAAGCGTGTGGACAAATCGCCACATGCGGGACAACGCGCCTGATGGGCCGCCGCAGTTCGCTTCACAATCGTGCGAACTTTTTTCGGACTCCCCGCCATGCAAGCGTCTCGCTTTTTCGGAATCCTTCTTCGAATCGGCCAGGGCATCGGCGCGGCGCTGGGCGTGCGGCGAACGGCCGAACCGGCGCCGCAGGTTTCGGCATTCGCCCCGACGTCGATCGCAGCGGCCGCGAACACCACGGACGTGACGGAACCGGCGGCGCTCGAGGCGCAGGTGCCCGCGCCAATGCTTGCGGCATCGCCCCAGCCCGCGCCGGCCGCACAATCGAACGCTGCACAGCCTCTCCCCGCTCAGCCGGAGGCGGCAACGCCGCCCGCCAACAAGATGCGTTCGATCGAGGAGATCCGGGCCGACCTCGCGCGCCTGCGCCAGAACGCGAAGGAGCGTCACGCAGAACTGCTCGCGCAACGCGAAGTCGGCCTTGCGGCGACGGACTTGGTGGACATCGCGCCGCCGCCACCCGAGCCGCGCGAGAACGCATCGGACATCGCGTTCGCTGCGACGGCGTTCGTGGACTTCGGCGATGTGAAGAGCCGCCGCGAGCGATAAGCGCTTCGCAAGCTCCTGCGCCGGCGCGCAACGCCGCACCGTGCGGGTTATTGGGTATGGCTGGAAAACTAACCAGTTCGTACATTCTTGTGCGGAGGAGGTCGGCCGACCCTCGGTCGGCACCGCGCTCGCACCCGCATTCGAAAAAAGAGAACCCCAGATGAAGCCTGCAGCCGCGACCTCGGAACACCGCACGCTCGGTGTCGAGATGTCCGCGGATCTCGAGCTGCCCCATCAACGCTTTTCGCCGCGCCTGGAGCGCACGTTCGACGTGCTGCTCTCGCTGATGCTGTTCCTCGAACTGCTGCTGCTGTTCGGCAACACCGCGATGCGCGGGCTGCTCGGGACTTCATTGGTCTGGGCCAACGAGGTGGCCGAGTATTCGCTCACCAGCCTGGCCTTCATCGGCGGCGCGATCGCCTACCACCGCGGCCTGCACCTGGTGGTGCGCTTCGCCATCGACAAGCTGCCGGAGCGCTGGCGCGAGTGCGTCGAGTGCGCCCGCCACTACTTCGTGATCGTGGTGGCCCTCATCGGCCTGCGCTATGCGGTGCCGATGTGGCACGAGGCCTGGAACACCCTGACCGTGGTGCTGCAGATCCCGAAGTCGTGGACCCTGCTGCCCTTCTTCATCGGCATGGCCCTGACCGTGGTCTTCGCGCTGGCCGAGTTGCGCCGGCACACCGCCCGGCAGCACGTCGTCGCCGTGCTGCTGGTCGGCGGCCTGACGCTGGCCTGGTTCCTCGCGCAGTACTTCACCGGTCCCTGGCTGGGCACGGCCGGCATCGGCTTCGCGCTGTTGCTGCTGCTGTTCCTGGTGTTCGCGGGCGTGCCGATCGCCTATGTGCTCTCGGTCACCGCCTACATCCTGATCTACAGCTCGGGCGAGGAGCCGATGGCCGTGTCGCTGGCAATGTCCAACGGCATCAGCAGCTTCATTCTGCTGGCGGTGCCCTTCTTCATCCTGGCCGGCAACGTGATGACCGACGGCGGCCTGACCAAGCCGCTGGCCGACTGGGTCACCGCGATGGTCGGGCGCATGCGCGGCGGCCTGCTGCAGGCGCTGGTCATCGCGATGTACATCTTCTCCGGCATCTCGGGCTCGAAGATCGCCGACGTGGCCGCGGTCGGCACCACGCTCAAGGGCATGCTCAAGGAGCAGGGCTACGACCCGGCTGAAAGCGGCGCGGTGCTGTCGGCCGCCGGCATCATGGGCGAGACCATTCCGCCGAGCCTGGTGATGATGGTGCTGGCCTCGATCACGACGCTGTCGGTGGCCACCTTCTTCGTCGCCGGCGTGGTGCCCGCGGCGGTGCTCGGTCTGTGCCTGATGATCATGATCAACCGACGCGCGAAGAGG from Variovorax sp. PBL-E5 includes the following:
- a CDS encoding c-type cytochrome — encoded protein: MNIPRFLHQPLRRTALLLAACGLSAIAQAAAPSPAPGHVPDTIEQRVAACIACHGREGASSDQGFFPRLAGKPEGYLFNQLRSFRDGRRFNADMAHMVRHLSDDYLREIAHYFATLDLPYPAVATTSDASADTLARGKALVMHGDAARDIPACVQCHGEALTGVQPGIPALVGLPRLYLSSQLGTWVTGERHALAPDCMAEVGRKLTTADINAMASWLAVQPVPADPHPLAAPRAPLPLRCSAMNP
- a CDS encoding c-type cytochrome, coding for MRRLVYSLIFLAALVLLAVAALVALNLRGEDAVSEPSAAFVATPAQIERGRYLALAGNCASCHTTHGGSPFAGGVGIETPFGTVFASNLTPERNAGIGSWSAAHFWRAMHNGRSKDGHLLYPAFPYPSFTRVTREDSDAIYAYLRTVPPAATPNRPHKLRFPYDTQAALAVWRALFFTPGSFVADPARPAEWNRGAYLVEGLGHCIACHGTRNVLGATEEKLGLSGGLIPVENWYAPSLTSKREAGVADWPPEDVVALLKNGSSPRGSVMGPMADVVYRSTQHLSDADLHAMAVFLKQLPDSTPGTAPAADTAPQRRDAGQMARGSRIYDQRCAYCHGDAGQGAENAYPPLAGNRAVLMDSTANLIQVVRNGGFLPATAGNPRPYGMPPFGHVLDDDDIAAVLTYIRGSWGNDAAPVSRRDTMRR
- a CDS encoding TRAP transporter large permease; this encodes MKPAAATSEHRTLGVEMSADLELPHQRFSPRLERTFDVLLSLMLFLELLLLFGNTAMRGLLGTSLVWANEVAEYSLTSLAFIGGAIAYHRGLHLVVRFAIDKLPERWRECVECARHYFVIVVALIGLRYAVPMWHEAWNTLTVVLQIPKSWTLLPFFIGMALTVVFALAELRRHTARQHVVAVLLVGGLTLAWFLAQYFTGPWLGTAGIGFALLLLLFLVFAGVPIAYVLSVTAYILIYSSGEEPMAVSLAMSNGISSFILLAVPFFILAGNVMTDGGLTKPLADWVTAMVGRMRGGLLQALVIAMYIFSGISGSKIADVAAVGTTLKGMLKEQGYDPAESGAVLSAAGIMGETIPPSLVMMVLASITTLSVATFFVAGVVPAAVLGLCLMIMINRRAKRFDWPRCPAVSWTERTRLSIRALPALMVPIILIIGIVGGFATTTEVSSIAVVFSIAVSVFIYRGMNLKSFITTLADSGAMAGMVLFMVSAGSAFSWTLAISGLQPVVAEFLAMFGGSAFAFMAFSIVLMVVMGSILEGLPSLLIFGPMLLQLTRNYGIDPMAFGIVIIISMGIGTFIPPFGVCYFVTCSVMDTSVEKVTPRFLPYLAVLLIGLICIALFPAISLALPHAFNLH